The Brachyspira hyodysenteriae ATCC 27164 sequence TTTTCAGTATATCTTATTATATAAAAATATATATTTAAGTTATTTTCTATGATATAACCTAAAGAAGAACTGGTATCATTAAAAGTGCTTATATCAAATATGTTATTGAAAGCATTTTTGTATTTAGTTAAAATAGATGGATTATTTTCTATAATTACACCTTTTATTTGTTCTTTATCCATTATTCCTTCTCCTGATAAAACTTGCTTATTAAGTATAACATAATTTATTATTTATGCAATATTTTGAATAAAAAAATGGAAGTATCAAGTTATTCATATTTTCTGTTTATATGTTATAATAGTATTAAAAGTTTTAAAGAGAGTAGTTTATGGGAATAAAAGAAAAATCAAAAGAATTATGGGAAAAAATTTCATTAGAAACTACATTTGAAAAATTAACATCTATTATTGATAAATCAAAAGATATATTAAATTTATCTTCATCAAGGCATCTTTCTAGATTTTTAGATAAGATTCAGTTGATGGTTGATATGATAGGAGATTATATTAATGGCAATTATAAGGATATTCCATGGAAAAGTTTATCTGCAATAGCAGGAGCATTAATATATTTGATATTTCCTTTAGATGTTCTTCCTGATTTATTTCCTTTTATTGGATTATTAGATGATGCTTTTATTATAGGATTATGTATAAAATGTTTCTCTACTGATCTAAATCAGTATAAAATTTGGAAATATGGAGAATTAGATGAGGAAGCTGAAGAAGCTGAATATGAAATAGTAGATGATGAAGACGATTATGACGAAGAAACTGAAGAAGATTATAGGGAATAAATTTGCTTAATAACGATTATAGTAAAGATATATTTACTAAAAGTATAAAATATTCAAAAGGTGTAGGTCCTAAATACGCGGAAATACTTGCTAAAAAGGGTATAATTACTTTATATGATTTAATAGCTTTTTTTCCAAGAACTTATGATGACAGAAGAAAAACTTTAAAACTTCATGAAGCATTGGAAAATAAAGATAAAACTTCTGTTGTATATGTAGAAGTTATAGAGGTATCAAGTTTTACTTTTCAATATAAAAACAAGCCGTTAGTTATAGTTACAGATGGTATTGCTATATGCGAAGTGCCTATTTATGGCGGAAGATTGCCTGCTGGAGTATCTAAAGGAGCTAAATTATATTTAACAGGCAAATTTATAAGAAGCGGTAGGGGTAAACTTCAATGCAGAATGACTGAATTTGAAAAACCTTCTTCTAATGCCTTATCCTATGGAAAGATTGTACCTATATATCCGCTTACAGAAGGACTTTCACAAAAAAAGCTTAGAACTTTAATCGTAGATGAGCTTGTAGGCTTTGAAAAGAATATGAAATATGATATCCCAAGCGTCATTAAAAAGAAATATAGACTTAAAAGTTTTGTACCTTCTATTATGGAGATGCATTTTCCTACTTCTTTTGAAGCTTTAGCTGAGGCTAGAGAGAGTTTAATATTTGAAGAGTTTTTAACTTTTCAGTATATACATTTAAGTGAGAGAAGACCTAATATACTTATAAAAGAAGAGAGATATAATTCTGCAAATTTACTAGATAATGTAAAATCAAGTTTATCATTTGAGCTTACTTCGGATCAATTAAATGCTATTGAAGAGATAAAAAATGATTTATTTTCTAATAAGCAGATGTTCAGGTTACTGCAGGGAGATGTTGGGGCAGGAAAGACTATAGTGGCTTTTTTGACAGCGTTAATACCTACTGAATCAGGATTTCAAACTGCATTTTTAGCCCCTACTGAGATATTGGCTTTACAGCATTATAATACTTTCAAAAAACTTATTAAAGCAGCCGGTTTAGAAGATACTATAAAAATAGATATACTCACTTCTTCAGTTAATCAAAACGAAAGAGGATATTTATTAAAAAGATTAAGAGAAGGAAAAAGTCATATATTAGTTGGTACACATTCTATTATTTATGATGAAGTAGTATTTAAAAATCTTTCTTATGCTATAGTAGATGAACAGCAAAGATTTGGGGCAGCTCAAAGAAACAAACTTCTTTCTAAAGGCGAGAATGTTGATTTTTTACTTATGACAGCAACCCCGATTCCTCAGTCTTTAGCATTAACATTATTTGGGGAATTGGATTTATCTATTATAAAGAGTATGCCTAGCAGCAGAAAGGGTGTTCTTACAAAGTATAAAGAGCTTTATGAAAGGGATCATTGCTATAAATTTTTAAAAAGCAGAATAGCTAAAGGTGAGCAGGGTTATGTAGTTTTTCCTCTCATAGAAAATAATGATTCCAGCTTTATCACTCTTTCAAGTGAATTCCAAAGAGCAAAAGAAACTTACTTTTCAGACATTCAAATAGAAGTAATACATGGAAAAATGAAAGATGAAGAGAAAGAATATATAATGAATAGATTTTCTTCAGGTGAAATAAAAGTACTATTTTCTACAACTGTTATAGAAGTTGGTATTGACAATCCTAATGCTACAACAATACTTATAGAAGGTGCAGAACGTTTTGGTTTATCACAGCTTCATCAGCTTAGGGGTAGGGTAGGCAGAGGAGATAAATTAGGCTACTGCTATTTAATACTACATAGTGAGCTTAATGACATCATAAAAGAAAGAATTAACATAATATGCGAAACTACTGACGGATTTAAGATATCAGAAAAAGACTTGGAACTAAGAGGGGCTGGGGAGTTTTTAGGAGATAGGCAAAGCGGAATACCAGATTTCAAACTTGGTAACATCATAAAAGACAAAGAGATAATGCGTAAGGCAAAAGATGAAATGCGTTCTTTATTGAGAGATGAAAATTCAAGAGAGGCTTTTTATAAAGAAAATGAAGCGTTTATATTAAAAGCTAATTATCTAAAATCAAGAATCGTTAAAGATGAATGATTTTTTATATATTTTAGTATTTTTATACAAATAAAAAAATTATACTATAGTAATTTATTTTATAATAAAATGTTTTGTTTCAATGTTGACAAAAACATCATATAATATATGATTATATTAACAGGACCCCCAGCACGTCATTTTATGGCGTGGACCATGGGGGACATTTTTTATTTTTGGTTATTTTATGGATATAAAACGTCCTTATAAATATGAAGAACAGCTTCAAAAATTGAAAGATAGAGGCTGTATTATTAATGATGATAAAAAATGTATATCTATACTTGAATCAGTAAATTATTATCGTTTTAGTGCTTATTTTTTGCCATTCAAACAAAGTAATGATATTTATATTGATGGTACTTCATTTGAAAAAGTTTTTAATATTTATGAGTTTGATAGAAAATTACATACTATATTGTTCAATGTTTTAGAAGAGATAGAAATTTTTATTCGTGCTAAAATAGCATATTATCATGCTCATAAATACGGAGCATTAGGATATTTAGACGAAAAAAATTTTTATAATACAAATTCAAATCAAAAGCATATAAATAAAAAGATAAACTATCATAAAAAATTTATAAATAATTTTAAAAGAGAAATAAAAAATAATCAAAAGGTATTATTTGTTAAACATCATATATCTAAATATAATAGTAATTTTCCAATATGGGTAGCAACAGAAATATTTACTTTTGGTATGTTATCAACTTTTTTTGCCAATTTAAAATTAGAGGATCAGAAAATATTAGCAAAAGATATGTATAACATTACTGCTAAAAAATTAGAAAGTTGGCTTCGTTGTTGTACGGACTTAAGAAATATTTGTGCTCATTATGGGAGACTTTATTATAGAATTTTTTCATCTATTCCAAAAGAAATGAATCATTTAAATAATAATTCAGAAAGGAAATTATGGGGAGCTATTTTAGCAGTTAAGGAATTGTATCCTTTTAAAGATAAATGGGATTATGATATGCTTCCAAATTTTATTAATCTTGTTGATGAATATGAAAATTATATAGATTTTGTTCATATAGGATTTCCAAAAGAATGGAAAGATTATTTAAAAAAGTAGTTATTATATTATGTAATTTTATTTATACACCCCGCCCTTTATATTTTATTGTTTTATTTATAAATTTTTATTTTGATTATATTTATTGTGTCTTTAGAAATTATAGCCCCCCCCCAAGTGCTTATTAAATTTAAAAAAATTGCTCCACGCACGGTTAGCTGAATTTTATATATGATTAAAATTAGAATTATTAATTAAGCTATATTCATAATTTTACTCTGCGTGCGTTAAAGTAATTATAAATTTAAATAAATCTAGGGTGGGTGTTATAATAACAGTAAAATCTAATAAAGAAAATAATATAATAATAATAAATGAGAATTGTAAACTAAAATGGGAGGGGAGTTATAATAAATCTAAAAATATAAAAAAGCCCCATTAAAAAATAATGAGGCTTTTTTGTAATTGTTTTATTAATATAAATTATTCTTTAATAAACTTTTTGAAATTAGCTACTTTATCTTTAGCAACTGCAAGTCTCTTGTCTTTGCTTTCTTTTACGCAAACTTCAAAATAGAATTTGATTTTTGGCTCAGTACCAGAAGGTCTGATAGTAATCTTAGTTTTATCTTCAAGTATGTACTGAAGAACATTAGATTTAGGTAAAGTAATGTCTTTTATTTTTTTACCAGTATTATCATAAACTTCTTTTTTCTCATAATCGCTTATGCTTTCAACTTTTACACCAGAAATTTCTTTAGGTAAATTGTTTCTGTAATAAGTCATTAAATCAGCTATAGCTTTAGCACCATCAGCACCTTTTTTAGTTATGGAAATAGTTTCTTCATAGAAGTATCCATATTTTTCATAAATGCTTTCTAAATAATCAGCTAATGTCATGTTATTATCTTTACAATAAGCAAGTACTTCAGCAAGCATTAAACAAGAACTAACCCCGTCTTTATCGCGTACATTGGAGTTGATACAATATCCGAAACTTTCTTCAAATCCGAATAAATATGTTCCTTCTTTATCTCTTTCTATAACATCAGCAATCCATTTGAATCCTGTAAGAACATCATAAATCTTAACATTATTAGCATCAGCAATAGCTCTTGCAAGTTCAGTAGTAACTATAGTTTTTACTATAAATGGATTTTTAACATTCTTTTTATTTGTAATGAGATAATAAGCCATAATAGAACCGATTTGGTTTCCAGTAAGGTACATATAAGAACCATCTTTAGTAAGCAAAGCACATCCCATTCTGTCGCAGTCAGGGTCAGTACCCATAACAAGTTCAGCACCTATTTCTTTAGCTTTATCAACAGCAATTTTTAATGCCTCAGGGTTTTCTGGGTTAGGTGATTCAACAGTAGGGAAGTTTCCATTAGGCGGCTGAGCCCCTTCCATAGTTGTTAAATTAGTGAATCCTGCCTTTCTTAAAGCCATAGGAACCATTTTATATCCGGAACCATGAATAGGAGTATAAACTATTTTTATATCATGATGTTTTTTTATGATATCAGGATTAACTAAATATCCCATTAAATCATTCATATATTTATCTTCGATATCTTTTCCTATGATAGTAACTTTTGAAGAGTCTCCCATTTTTACTTCTTCAGGTTTTACTTTTAATACTTCATCAATTATATTTTTATCATGAGGAGGAATAACTTGAGCACCATCAGTCCAATAAACTTTATAACCATTATATTCTTTAGGGTTATGGCTTGCAGTAACAACTATACCAGCAATACATCCTAAACTTCTAACTGCATAAGAAAGAAGTGAAATAGGATGAATATCATCATATAAATAAACGCTTATTCCATTTGAAGACAGTATTTCAGCAGCAGCTTTTGAAAATACATCAGAATTATTTCTTGAATCATAACCTATAGCAACTTTGTAATTACTTCCGCCCTGTTTTAATATATAGTTAGCTAAACCTTGAGTAGCAACACCAACAGTATACTTATTCATTCTGTTAGTACCAACTCCCATTATACCTCTAAGTCCGCCAGTACCGAATTCTAAATCTCTGTAGAAGGCATCTATTAATTCTTTTTCATTACCAGCATCTAATAATGCCTTAATCTCTTTTTTGGTTTCTTCATCATAAGAACCATTAAGCCAAGAATCAATTCTAGCTTTTACTTCTTGTTCCATGTATACACCTCTCTCAATATTTATTTTTAATAAATTTTAACAAAAAATTAATAATTTCTTATTGTTGCTGGCAATAAACTCTATTAAAAATAGCTTACAGCTTTATTTATCTGTTATCAGCTTTTTGTTTATTGATTTTAAAAGTTAATAAAATCATCAACATATAATTTTTTATTAGTAAAAATAAGCAATAATAAAAAATAATAATTTTTATATATAAATTATAGTATACAAAAAGTATATAATCAAGTTAAAATATGTTAATTATTTTGGCATAGGGATACCATAATGTATATTGATCCAATCAGCCCCTAAAAATTTTTTCCAGCTGCCGTCTCCAGGGTCTTTTGCTACATTTGGAAGGTATAAATCAGAAGGTTTTACAGTTCCGGAAAATGGCGTGCCTGCTATTGCATTCGGAGAAGTTCCTAAATATTCTATATTTTTTAAAGAATTGCAGTTTTCAAAACTTGTATTATCAATAATTAATAAGAGAGAAGGTAATTGAACACTCACTAAAGATGTACAGCCTTTAAAAAAATTTGCTATTATTTTTTGAGATGATGCAAAATAAACTGTTGTTACAAATAAAGAATTTTCTAATGTGTAAATATAATTACTTTCCATAACAGCTTTAGATAAATCTAATACAATATTAGTTTCATTTTTAAGAGCATTTTTTATATTATCAAAAATTTTAGAATTTGTCCCAATATATCCTTCAACAGCAATAATATTTTTTCCTGTGATATCTCTATTTTTTTGTAAAGCATCTTTAATCTCTTCTTCTGTGGCATTAGCATCAATTATATAAAGATTTTTGTTTGAATTATTATCATAAATTCCATCACTAAATCCATCAAATGGAGATATTATTTTATATTTGCATGAGCACATTATTATCATTAATATTAATAATACAACTATATTTTTCATTTATATATTTTCCTTTTTTAATTAGGCATAGATTTGCCAAAAATGATGCTGCCTTTATTTTTCCAGTCATATCCCAAGAAATTATTCCAGCTTCCGTCATCTGATGCTACATTTGGTAGATATAAATTTTTTGCGGTTAATTGAGCATCAAATATATCTATTCCTACGGATGTTATATCTGAAGATTTATTTCCTGCATATTCTATATTTTTTAAAGCAACGCATCCTGAAAAAACTCTATCTCCCATTCCTGTTATACTAGCATTTAATCTTATAG is a genomic window containing:
- a CDS encoding phospho-sugar mutase; translation: MEQEVKARIDSWLNGSYDEETKKEIKALLDAGNEKELIDAFYRDLEFGTGGLRGIMGVGTNRMNKYTVGVATQGLANYILKQGGSNYKVAIGYDSRNNSDVFSKAAAEILSSNGISVYLYDDIHPISLLSYAVRSLGCIAGIVVTASHNPKEYNGYKVYWTDGAQVIPPHDKNIIDEVLKVKPEEVKMGDSSKVTIIGKDIEDKYMNDLMGYLVNPDIIKKHHDIKIVYTPIHGSGYKMVPMALRKAGFTNLTTMEGAQPPNGNFPTVESPNPENPEALKIAVDKAKEIGAELVMGTDPDCDRMGCALLTKDGSYMYLTGNQIGSIMAYYLITNKKNVKNPFIVKTIVTTELARAIADANNVKIYDVLTGFKWIADVIERDKEGTYLFGFEESFGYCINSNVRDKDGVSSCLMLAEVLAYCKDNNMTLADYLESIYEKYGYFYEETISITKKGADGAKAIADLMTYYRNNLPKEISGVKVESISDYEKKEVYDNTGKKIKDITLPKSNVLQYILEDKTKITIRPSGTEPKIKFYFEVCVKESKDKRLAVAKDKVANFKKFIKE
- a CDS encoding YkvA family protein, producing MGIKEKSKELWEKISLETTFEKLTSIIDKSKDILNLSSSRHLSRFLDKIQLMVDMIGDYINGNYKDIPWKSLSAIAGALIYLIFPLDVLPDLFPFIGLLDDAFIIGLCIKCFSTDLNQYKIWKYGELDEEAEEAEYEIVDDEDDYDEETEEDYRE
- a CDS encoding leucine-rich repeat protein; this translates as MKNIVVLLILMIIMCSCKYKIISPFDGFSDGIYDNNSNKNLYIIDANATEEEIKDALQKNRDITGKNIIAVEGYIGTNSKIFDNIKNALKNETNIVLDLSKAVMESNYIYTLENSLFVTTVYFASSQKIIANFFKGCTSLVSVQLPSLLLIIDNTSFENCNSLKNIEYLGTSPNAIAGTPFSGTVKPSDLYLPNVAKDPGDGSWKKFLGADWINIHYGIPMPK
- a CDS encoding Abi family protein, with amino-acid sequence MDIKRPYKYEEQLQKLKDRGCIINDDKKCISILESVNYYRFSAYFLPFKQSNDIYIDGTSFEKVFNIYEFDRKLHTILFNVLEEIEIFIRAKIAYYHAHKYGALGYLDEKNFYNTNSNQKHINKKINYHKKFINNFKREIKNNQKVLFVKHHISKYNSNFPIWVATEIFTFGMLSTFFANLKLEDQKILAKDMYNITAKKLESWLRCCTDLRNICAHYGRLYYRIFSSIPKEMNHLNNNSERKLWGAILAVKELYPFKDKWDYDMLPNFINLVDEYENYIDFVHIGFPKEWKDYLKK
- a CDS encoding ATP-dependent DNA helicase RecG — encoded protein: MLNNDYSKDIFTKSIKYSKGVGPKYAEILAKKGIITLYDLIAFFPRTYDDRRKTLKLHEALENKDKTSVVYVEVIEVSSFTFQYKNKPLVIVTDGIAICEVPIYGGRLPAGVSKGAKLYLTGKFIRSGRGKLQCRMTEFEKPSSNALSYGKIVPIYPLTEGLSQKKLRTLIVDELVGFEKNMKYDIPSVIKKKYRLKSFVPSIMEMHFPTSFEALAEARESLIFEEFLTFQYIHLSERRPNILIKEERYNSANLLDNVKSSLSFELTSDQLNAIEEIKNDLFSNKQMFRLLQGDVGAGKTIVAFLTALIPTESGFQTAFLAPTEILALQHYNTFKKLIKAAGLEDTIKIDILTSSVNQNERGYLLKRLREGKSHILVGTHSIIYDEVVFKNLSYAIVDEQQRFGAAQRNKLLSKGENVDFLLMTATPIPQSLALTLFGELDLSIIKSMPSSRKGVLTKYKELYERDHCYKFLKSRIAKGEQGYVVFPLIENNDSSFITLSSEFQRAKETYFSDIQIEVIHGKMKDEEKEYIMNRFSSGEIKVLFSTTVIEVGIDNPNATTILIEGAERFGLSQLHQLRGRVGRGDKLGYCYLILHSELNDIIKERINIICETTDGFKISEKDLELRGAGEFLGDRQSGIPDFKLGNIIKDKEIMRKAKDEMRSLLRDENSREAFYKENEAFILKANYLKSRIVKDE